One genomic region from Natrinema caseinilyticum encodes:
- the sufB gene encoding Fe-S cluster assembly protein SufB translates to MSSEQDHLKETDTEARFEFKKEQNAAVKSEKGLTEEVIRMISEDKDEPDWMLERRLRALKQYQNMPMPSGWPGMPDLSELDVGEIVPYIRPDVDKREGVDDWTELPDEIKDTFDKLGIPEAEKNALSGVGAQYESEVVYQNMQEQWEEKGVIFMNMDRAVQEHPDLVKEHFMTTCVPPSDNKFAALHGAVWSGGSFVYVPEGVTVQMPVQAYFRMNSEGMGQFEHTLIIAEEGSEVHYIEGCSAPKYGTHNLHSGGVEVFVGEDAHVQYSTVQNWSKNTFNLNTKRAIVEANGTMEWVSGSMGSKATMLYPCSILKGRGATDTHITIAFAGEGQDIDTGAKVYHNAPNTSSTIESKSISKDGGRTNYRGLVHIADGAENSSTAVECDALMFDNESTSDTMPYMEIEESKVDVAHEATVGKIGDEDIFYLQSRGLDDDDAKKMIVAGFIEPITEELPIEYAVELNRLIELEMEGSLG, encoded by the coding sequence ATGAGTTCCGAACAAGACCACCTAAAAGAGACAGACACCGAGGCCCGGTTCGAGTTCAAGAAAGAGCAGAACGCTGCGGTCAAATCCGAGAAGGGCCTGACAGAGGAGGTCATTCGCATGATCTCCGAGGACAAAGACGAGCCCGACTGGATGCTCGAGCGCCGGCTCCGCGCGCTCAAACAGTACCAGAACATGCCGATGCCGTCCGGCTGGCCCGGCATGCCGGACCTCTCCGAACTCGACGTCGGAGAGATCGTCCCGTACATCCGCCCGGACGTCGACAAGCGCGAGGGCGTCGACGACTGGACGGAACTGCCCGACGAGATCAAGGACACGTTCGACAAACTGGGCATCCCGGAAGCCGAGAAGAACGCCCTCTCCGGCGTCGGTGCCCAGTACGAGTCCGAAGTCGTCTATCAGAACATGCAAGAGCAGTGGGAGGAGAAGGGTGTCATCTTCATGAACATGGACCGCGCGGTCCAGGAACACCCGGACCTCGTCAAAGAACACTTCATGACGACGTGCGTCCCGCCGAGCGACAACAAGTTCGCCGCCTTGCACGGTGCCGTCTGGTCGGGCGGGTCGTTCGTCTACGTTCCCGAGGGTGTCACGGTCCAGATGCCCGTGCAGGCGTACTTCCGGATGAACTCCGAGGGGATGGGGCAGTTCGAGCACACGCTCATCATCGCCGAGGAGGGCTCCGAAGTCCACTACATCGAGGGCTGTTCCGCACCGAAGTACGGCACCCACAACCTGCACTCGGGCGGCGTCGAGGTGTTCGTCGGCGAGGACGCACACGTCCAGTACTCGACGGTCCAGAACTGGTCGAAGAACACGTTCAACCTGAACACCAAGCGCGCGATCGTCGAGGCCAACGGCACGATGGAGTGGGTCTCGGGCAGCATGGGCTCGAAAGCGACCATGCTCTACCCGTGTTCGATCCTCAAGGGTCGCGGCGCGACCGACACCCACATCACCATCGCATTCGCCGGCGAGGGCCAGGACATCGACACCGGTGCGAAGGTCTACCACAACGCGCCGAACACGAGTTCGACCATCGAGTCCAAGTCGATCTCGAAGGACGGCGGCCGAACCAATTACCGCGGCCTCGTCCACATCGCCGACGGCGCCGAGAACTCCTCGACCGCCGTCGAGTGCGACGCCCTGATGTTCGACAACGAGTCCACCTCGGACACCATGCCGTACATGGAAATCGAGGAGTCGAAGGTCGACGTCGCACACGAGGCGACCGTGGGGAAGATCGGTGACGAGGACATCTTCTACCTCCAGAGTCGCGGCCTGGACGACGACGACGCCAAGAAGATGATCGTCGCCGGCTTCATCGAGCCGATCACGGAGGAACTGCCGATCGAGTACGCGGTCGAATTGAATCGCTTGATCGAACTCGAGATGGAGGGAAGCCTCGGATAA
- a CDS encoding ABC transporter ATP-binding protein — MARLELRNLHAEVAEGDEKILEGVDLEVESGEIHALMGPNGSGKSTTAKVIAGHPAYDVTEGEVLLHLEEGEFGDEIEIDEDHRTWDLLDLEPNERAALGVFLGFQYPAEIEGVTMTNFLRTALNAKIEEREELFEEDESEDESEDEGFETSPMEGPADEGEVGVAEFQEILQEKMEQLDMDEKFAQRYLNAGFSGGEKKQNEVLQAAILEPSIAVLDEIDSGLDIDRLQDVSDGINALRDEQGTGILQITHYQRILDYVEPDHVHVMLDGQIAKSGGPELAEELEDKGYDWVREEVYGTA, encoded by the coding sequence ATGGCACGTCTCGAACTACGCAACCTGCATGCCGAAGTAGCGGAGGGCGACGAGAAGATCCTCGAGGGCGTCGATCTCGAGGTCGAATCGGGCGAGATCCACGCTCTGATGGGGCCGAACGGTTCCGGGAAGTCCACCACCGCGAAGGTCATCGCCGGCCATCCCGCTTACGACGTCACCGAGGGTGAGGTCCTGCTCCACCTGGAGGAAGGCGAGTTCGGCGACGAAATCGAGATCGACGAGGACCACCGAACCTGGGACCTGCTCGACCTCGAGCCGAACGAGCGCGCTGCGCTCGGCGTGTTCCTCGGCTTCCAGTATCCGGCCGAGATCGAAGGCGTCACGATGACGAACTTCCTCCGGACGGCGCTGAACGCCAAGATCGAGGAGCGCGAGGAACTTTTCGAGGAGGACGAGAGCGAGGACGAAAGCGAGGACGAAGGCTTCGAAACCTCCCCGATGGAAGGACCCGCAGACGAGGGCGAGGTCGGCGTCGCCGAGTTCCAGGAGATCCTCCAGGAGAAGATGGAACAGCTGGATATGGACGAGAAGTTCGCCCAGCGCTACCTCAACGCCGGCTTCTCCGGCGGTGAAAAGAAACAGAACGAAGTGCTGCAGGCCGCGATCCTCGAACCCTCGATCGCCGTCCTGGACGAGATCGACTCCGGGCTCGACATCGACCGACTGCAGGACGTCTCCGACGGTATCAACGCGCTTCGAGACGAGCAGGGGACCGGCATCCTGCAGATCACCCACTACCAGCGCATCCTCGACTACGTCGAACCGGATCACGTCCACGTGATGCTCGACGGCCAGATCGCCAAAAGCGGCGGTCCGGAACTCGCCGAAGAACTCGAGGACAAGGGGTACGACTGGGTCCGCGAAGAGGTCTACGGCACCGCGTAA
- the sufD gene encoding Fe-S cluster assembly protein SufD, giving the protein MSAGTQVHANLTEEQVRDISEGLDEPDWLTETRLEALEALEDLDMPDVIRTPGRDWTNLHELDFESLVDPLNAAENKDQVGPEDAEVLPWSDAVQAHEDLLKEHFGSIVDPQENYLTALSTALFSTGTVIYVPEGVDAEDVTVRTAQNSRSLFNYTLVVTEESSSVTILERQSTGTEAEEQYYSGIVEIAAGENSYVQYGSLQNLSEEAYNFTVKRGVADTYATIDWIEGNLGTQLTKTEVSTTLSGDSSETQIVGAFYGHNDQHFDLDAKVWHRAEHTTADLVTRGVTDDVARSVYEGVQDVGADAWDTSSYQRENTLMLSDESEADASPKLIINNHDTEASHSATVGQIDREDLLYMTSRGVDPRSARNMLVEGFFVPVLDEIDVDELRDDLEELIAARLRKRD; this is encoded by the coding sequence ATGAGCGCAGGAACACAGGTACACGCCAATCTGACGGAAGAACAGGTACGCGACATCAGCGAGGGGCTCGACGAGCCGGACTGGCTCACGGAGACCCGCCTCGAGGCACTCGAGGCCCTCGAAGACCTCGACATGCCCGACGTCATCCGAACGCCGGGGCGGGACTGGACGAACCTCCACGAACTGGACTTCGAGTCCCTCGTGGATCCGCTGAACGCAGCCGAGAACAAGGATCAGGTCGGTCCCGAGGACGCCGAGGTCCTCCCCTGGAGCGACGCCGTTCAGGCGCACGAGGACCTCCTGAAAGAGCACTTCGGCTCCATCGTCGATCCCCAGGAGAACTACCTGACGGCGCTTTCGACGGCGCTGTTTAGCACCGGAACGGTCATCTACGTCCCCGAGGGCGTCGACGCCGAGGACGTGACCGTCCGCACGGCGCAGAACTCCCGCTCGTTGTTCAACTATACGCTCGTCGTCACCGAAGAATCGAGTTCGGTGACGATCCTCGAGCGGCAGTCGACGGGGACGGAAGCCGAAGAGCAGTACTATAGCGGAATCGTCGAAATCGCCGCCGGCGAGAACAGCTACGTGCAATACGGTAGCCTGCAAAATCTCTCGGAAGAGGCGTACAATTTCACCGTCAAGCGCGGCGTCGCCGACACCTACGCCACGATCGACTGGATCGAGGGGAACCTCGGGACACAGTTGACCAAGACGGAGGTCTCGACGACGCTCAGCGGCGACTCCTCGGAAACGCAGATCGTCGGCGCCTTCTACGGGCACAACGATCAGCACTTCGACCTCGACGCCAAGGTCTGGCACCGCGCCGAGCACACGACCGCGGACCTCGTCACCCGCGGGGTCACGGACGACGTCGCCCGCTCGGTCTACGAAGGCGTTCAGGACGTCGGCGCAGACGCCTGGGACACGAGTTCCTACCAGCGCGAAAACACGCTGATGCTGTCCGACGAGAGCGAGGCCGACGCCTCTCCGAAGCTGATCATCAACAACCACGACACGGAGGCCAGCCACTCCGCGACCGTCGGTCAGATCGACCGGGAGGACTTGCTGTACATGACCTCCCGCGGTGTCGACCCCAGATCCGCTCGCAACATGCTCGTCGAGGGCTTCTTCGTTCCCGTCCTGGACGAGATTGACGTCGACGAACTCCGCGACGACCTCGAGGAACTCATCGCGGCTCGTCTTCGCAAACGCGACTGA